The nucleotide window AGGGAATATACGGACTAAAGGAGGCAGGGTAAAAGATGACTTTGATTATCGTTTTAGGTGTAATAGCGGTTGTAGCGGTGGTGTTTATCTCCATCTACAACGGACTGGTCAAGAAAAGGACCATGGTGGAGGAGGGCTGGAGCGGCATTTCCGTCCAGCTGAAGCGGCGGCACGACCTGATACCCAACCTGGTCAACACCGTTAAGGGCTACGCAGGACACGAGAAAGACGTTCTCGAGACTGTCACCCAGGCGAGGGCGGCGTCGGTAGGGGCGGGGTCGGTAGGGGAGTCAGCCAAGGCTGAGAATATGCTTACCGGGGCGTTGAGGAGCCTTTTCGCCGTAGCGGAGGCCTATCCCGACCTGAAGGCG belongs to Dethiosulfovibrio salsuginis and includes:
- a CDS encoding LemA family protein translates to MTLIIVLGVIAVVAVVFISIYNGLVKKRTMVEEGWSGISVQLKRRHDLIPNLVNTVKGYAGHEKDVLETVTQARAASVGAGSVGESAKAENMLTGALRSLFAVAEAYPDLKANTNFLQLQEKLSSLEDEIQMARRYYNGSARNLNIAVQSFPSNIIASMFGFKKADFFELEDRSEAEVPNVGF